From the genome of Streptomyces sp. NBC_01304:
CGCGCGAACGCGGGGCCGGAAGAGTACATCCAGATCGCCGGGTTGGCGCCCAGGATCAGCTCGGCGTAGGACCAGATCAGGGACGGCGGGGCGGTGGTGCCGCCGATCTCCTCGGGCAGGCCGAGGCGCCAGTACTCGGAGTCCATGAAGGCCTTGTAGGACTTCTTGAAGGACGCGGGCACCGGGGCGGTGTTGGTCTCGGGGTCGAAGACGGGCGGGTTGCGGTCGGCGTCCGCGAAGGACTCCGCCAGCTCGTTCTCCGCCAGGCGGGTCAGCTCGGAGAGCACGCTCTTGGCGGTCTCGACGTCCATCTCCGCGAACGGGCCGGTGCCGTACAGCTTGTCGCGGCCGAGCACCTCGAAGAGGTTGAACTCGATGTCGCGGAGATTCGGCTTGTAGTGCCCCATGGCAACGGCTCCGTAAGGATCGGGGAGGCAGGGTCCTCGTCAATACCAGCAAGTAGCTACTGATGATGCTACCCGCCAGTAATAAGAAGCAACCCTATCGGGCGATCTGTGACGAGGCTCTAATCCCAGGCTCTGATCCCAGCCTCTAGTCCGCCGCTTCTCTCCCGGTCGCCGCCCGCTTGAGCCCGTACCGCTCCCGCACCTCCGAGACCACCCCGAACGCCGCCGCCACCAGCGGCACCGCGAGCAGCATCCCGAGGATCCCGGCGAGCGAGGCCCCCGCGGTGATCGCCAGCATCACGATCGCGGGGTGCATCTGGACGGTGCGGCTCTGGATCATCGGCTGCAGCACATGGCCCTCCAGGACCTGCACGGCCAGTACGACGCCGAGCGCCCAGAGCCCGATCACCCAGCCCCGGTCCGCGAAGGCCACGAGCACCGCGACCGCGCCCGAGATGAAGGCGCCGAGATAGGGGATGTACGCGCCGACGAAGACCAGCGCCCCCAGGCCCACGGCCCCCGGCACCCCGAGGATGAGCAGCCCGATGGTGATGCAGACGGCGTCGATGAGGGCGATCAGCGTGGTCCCCCGCATGAAGCCCTCGATGGCCTCGAAGGCGCGGCGCCCCATGGTCTCCAGGGCGTGCCCGGTGTCGCGCGGGGCGAGCTGGTGCAGCCCGGCGACCGCCTTGTCGGAGTCGCGCAGGAAGAAGAAGACGAGGAGCAGCGCGAGCACCGCCATCGCGATCATCTCGCCGACGACGCTGACCCCGCTGATCACCCCGGACGCGGCCGTCCCGCCGAACTTGGAGAGCAGGTCCTTGGAGTTCTTGGCCAGGTCGTCGAGGGAGGTGCCCGCGGCGCCGAAGTGCTCCGTGATGCCCTTCGCCGCGTCGCGCAGGGAGGAGATGATCTGCTCCCCGCTGTCGATGAGGGCGCTCACCACGATGTAGAGCGCACCGCCGACGACCACGAGCACCGCCAGGCAGGTCAGGCCCGCGGCAAGGGATTTGTTGACCTTCATGGCGACGAGCCGGCGGTACAGCGGGCCGAGCAGGGCGGTGCCGAGCAGGGCGAGCAGCACGGGCGTGACCGCGGTCTTCAGCTCGATGCAGAGCCAGATGCCCACATAGGCGACCCCCGTGACCAGGAGGGCCAGGACGCACCAGGCCGCGACCTTGCGGGCGGGTTCCGGCAGAAGGGTGTGCAGCGGCTGCATTCCCCCACCCGAACACGGCCCGAGGTGCCCGGCGCGTTTGGGCGTCCGGCCGGGTGAGGGGGCGTCAGGCGGCGGCCTCCTGCCGGTGAGGAGTCGTCAGTACGCCCGTGAAGTCGGGCCGGTTGACCCCCGTACGCGTGCACCTGGGGCCGCCGCCTCATCCCGCCGCGCACCCCGGGTACGTATGCCCGCATGAAATTCCTGGTACGCGACCGGATCTTCGGCATCGGCGACGACTACTGGATCGAGGACGAGCACGGCCGCAAGGCCTTCCTCGTCGACGGCAAGGCCATGCGGCTGCGCGAGACCTTCGAGCTGAAGGACCCGCAGGGGCGGGTGCTCATCGACATCCGGGCGAAGGTGTTCAGCCTGCGTGACGCGATGACCATCGAGCGCGACGGCGAGGCGCTTGCCACCATCCGCAAGAAGCGGTTCTCCCTGCTGCGCAATCACTACCGGGTGTCCCTGGTGGACGGCACCGAGCTGGATGTGAGCGGAAAGATCCTCGACCGGGAGTTCGTGGTCGAGTACGGCGGCGAGATGCTGGCGCACATCTCGCGGCGCTGGCTGCGGGTGCGGGAGACGTACGGCGTGGACGTCGTGCACGAGGAGGCCGACCCGGCGCTGATGATCGCGGTGGCGGTGTGTGTGATCCGGCTGGCCGAGAAGGAGCGCGAGGGGGACCGCGACGACGACTGACCGCAGCTGGGCGGGGGCGACGGACCGCAGCCGGGCAGGGCCCGGGCCCCGCCTGCCCGGTCACTCGACCAGGTCACTGAGCGCGCACGCCCGATCACCCTGTGCGAACACTGAATGCGTGGTCGGTACGTACCACGTCCTCAGCTGCACAGATGCAGGAGAAATCACCATGCACGCAATGCTCAAGAAGGTCGCCGGAGCCGTACCGGCCGCTGCCCTGCTCCTCGCCCTGGCCCCGGCCTCCGCCCAGGCCGTCACCACCGCCGCCCCGGACCCGACGGTCGGCGCGGGCGTGACCTGCCACGGCGGCGCGGCGCGGATCAGCATCAAGCCGGGCCTCACCTTCGGCGACAAGGCGCAGACCTGGACCGGCGCGGGCACGACCTCGGGCTGCAACTCCAGCGACTCCAAGCTGTCGGTGTCCTCGGCCAACGCGTCCTTCACGGGCACCGGCAAGGGCTCCTGTCTCCCCGCGCTCGGCATCCCGAACGCCGAGATGACCGGCGCGATCCGCTGGACGATGGCCGGCGTCGACCTGGACAACCAGGTCAGCAAGGTCCGCGGCACGGCCAAGCTGGCGCTGTCCGGTGCCACCTTCGAAGGCGTCGTCACGGACGGCCCGTTCAAGGGCAACAAGGTCAACGCCACGGCCAACTGGGACTTCGAGACCAACATCGTCCAGGCCGTCGCGGGCTGCTTCACCGGTGGCTACACCGACGCGACCGGCACCTGGGACACCCTGACGGTCGACGTGGCCTGATCCGTCGCCCGAAACCCCGCAAAGGCTTGGCACCGACCGTCGCGGTCGGGGTCAAGCCTTTGCGCTTCTCCAACTCCCCCTGACTGCATGGCACTTCACCCCGCCTGGTGGGCAACTGGCGTTCACTCCTTTGGACTTCGAGGGGTCGCGGGGAGGCCGCCGCGGTGTTCCGATGATCGCGCATCACTACGTTCTGCGACTCAGTACGTACGTAGCGTGACTAATCGGATACGTGTGGCAGACCCTGTCGCGTTTCTGGAGGAGGTACATGGTGGATATCGGACACTGTCGCGAGCGCCGGGGGAGGTCGCGACCGCCCCGGGGCACTGCGGCACTTGGCCTGGTCACGGCCATGACCATGGGTCTGTCCCTCGTCACGGCGCAGTCCGCCACGGCGGAAGTGATCGCCAACGAGAGCTTCACCGGCGCCACGGTCGACCAGGCCAAGTGGTACGGCGGTCCCTACCAGGAGGGTGACCCCACCGGCTGGGCCTGTCTGACGGCGTCGACCGCCGCTCCCAAGCCGCTCGAGGGCTGCCAGGAGAAGGTCGGCGACAAGCCGGGGCAGGGCGCACTGCGGCTGACGAACAACAAGAAGCTGCAGAACGGCTACGCGATCTCGAAGAACCCGATCCCGACCCGGGGCGGCACGAAGTTCAGCATCGACTTCGGCGTCTACGACCCGATGGAGGCCGGCGACCCGGCCGACGGCATCTCGCTGATGCTGCTCGACGGCAGTGCCGAGATGCCGAAGAAGTCCGGCAAGAACGGCTCGGGCCTCGGCTACGTGGGCATCGCGGGCGGCTATCTCGGCATCGGCCTCGACGCCTACGGCAACTACACGGACTCCCACAACGACGCGGGCGCCGAAGGCGGTCTGTCGGACCGTACGCCCAACTCGATCACGATCCGTGGCGCGTCCAGCGTGAAGAACCCGATGGTCGCGACGTACAAGTCGGGCCGAAAGCTGGCCGCTCCCGGCGCCACCAACCGCACCGAGGCCCGGCGTACCGCCATCGTGGAGCTGTCCAGCGAGGGAGTGGTGCGGGTCCGCATCGACTTCCACGACGGTACGGAGCCGCGCGAGGTCATCGAGCCCGTCGACCTCGACGAGATCAAGGGCCAGCCGAAGGTCCCCGACACCCTCCGGATCGGTGTCGCCGCCTCGACCGGCAACTCCACCGCGATCCACGAGCTGTGGAACGGCAAGGTCGAGACGATCGAGCCGAACCTCCTCACGAAGGTCGAGCCCAAGGGCACGGTCAAGGCCGGCGAGCCGGCCGAGTTCGAGATGACCACCAGCAACGACAAGGCCGCCGGTCCCACGCACGGCGACATCGTCACCACCCAGACCTTCCCCGAAGGCATCAAGCCGGTCTCGGCCTCCGGTGACGGCTGGGACTGCTCGGTGGCGGGCCAGACGGTCACCTGCAAGCGACCCGGCTCCGGCCCCGACGCCCTCAAGCCGGGCGACGCCAAGCCGCCGGTCCTGGTGAAGACCGAGGTCGCCAAGGACGCCAAGGGCGACAAGGAGATCACCTCCGCCGCGACCACCCCGGGCGAGTCCGACCCGAAGCCGGAGACCAGCCCGGTCAGCATCACCCCGGTCAAGGGCCCGGACCTGACGGTCACCACCAAGCCCAAGGGCGACGTGACCGCCGGTGAGCCCGCCGAGTACCAGATCGACGTGGCCAACAAGCCGGAGGCCGGACCGACCGACGGCGAGGTGAAGGTCGTCCGCACCTTCCCCGAGGGCATCAAGCCCACCGAGGCCGCCGGTGACGGCTGGAAGTGCGACATCGACGGCCAGACCGTCACCTGCACCCGCCCCGGCACCGGGGACGACGTACTGGACCCGGGCAAGAACTACCCGCCCATCAACGTCAAGACCGACGTCGACGACGACGCGTCCGGCGACCTGGACGGCACCACCCAGGTGACCACGCCCAGCGCGCCGAACACCACCCCGGTCAAGGACACCACCACGGTCAAGCCGGCCGCCAAGGACCCGAACCTGACCGTGGTCACCTCGCCGGTCGGTGACGTCGTCGCCGGCAAGCCCGCCAAGTGGGCCATCGGCGTGGGCAACGCGCCGGACGCCGGCCCGACCACCGGCGAGGTGAAGGTCGTCCGCACCTTCCCCGAGGGCGTCAAGCCCGTGGCCGCCAACGGTGCCGGCTGGGACTGCAAGATCGACGGCCAGACCGTCACCTGCACCCGCCCCGGCACCGGTGACGACGCGCTGCAGCCCGGCAAGAACTACCCGCCCATCAACGTGGACACCGAGGTCGACAAGGGCGCCAAGGGCGACCTGACCGGTACCACCGAGACCGGCACGCCGGGCCAGGACACCAAGCCGCCGGTCAAGGACACCGTCACGGTGATCCCGGCCTCGGCCAAGGAGCCCGACCTGTCCGTGGTGACCAAGCCGGTCGGCGATGTGGTCGCGGGCAAGCCCGCCGAGTTCAACATCGACGTCTCCAACGCGCCCGACGCGGGCCCGACGCACGACTCGGTGAAGGTCGTCCGCACCTTCCCCGAGGGCGTCGTGCCGAAGGTCGCGCAGGGCCCCGGCTGGGACTGCAAGATCGACGGCCAGACCGTCACCTGCACCCGCCCCGGCACCGGTGACGACGCGCTGCAGCCCGGCAAGCAGTACCCGCCCATCAAGGTGACCACCGCGGTCGGCAACGACGTGTCGGGCACGGTCGAGGGCACCACGGGCGTCAACACCAAGGGCGACCCGGACGGCGACAAGACCGTCAAGGACTCCGTCGACGTCAAGGCCGGCGGCGACGGCACCGCGGGCGGCGGCGTGAGCTGCTACGGCGGCATGGCCCGGATCAGCATGAAGCCGGGTCTCGGCATCGGTGACAAAACGCAGTCCTTCACCGGCGCGGGCACCAGCTCCGGCTGTACGTCCAGCGACTCGAAGCTGCAGCCGGGCTCGGTCCAGGTCTCGTTCAACGGCATCGGCAAGGGGTCCTGTGTCCCCGCGCTCGGCATCCCGAACGCGACGATGACCGGCGTCATGCGCTGGTACGTCAACGGCAAGGTCCTCACCTCCAAGGTCGAGGGCACCTCGAAGCTCACGCTGTCCGGCGCGAACTTCGAGGGTGTCGTGACCGACGGCGCGTACAAGGGCAACAAGGTGCACGCCACGGCCGACTGGGACATCGCCGCGAACATCATCCCGGGCGCCGCGCACTGCCTCCTCGGCGGTTACACGGACGCCACCGGCACCTGGAACAGCGTGACGGTGGACGTGGGCTGACCCTGTAGTCCGCGCACCGCGGACACCTCGTAGGAGCACCGCCGGGACCTCTTCCTGAGGCCCGGCGGTGCTGTTTCCGCGGATGGCCCGGACTCCCCGGCGGCCGCGAGGGCCCCGGATGGCGCCCACCGCATGCAAGTTACCCAGCGCGATGTTCCGCTTACAGACAGTGGTCGATTTGTCGACCTTCATCTGTAGGGAAGGAACTGAGTGGCTATGGCTGCTAGGCACGCTGTTGGCTCCAGGGGGAAGCGCGCGGCGACCGCTGCCGGGCTCGCGATGACGGTGGCGTTCACGGCTGCGGGTACCGCATCGGCCGCCGACCCCGAGCCCACGTACGAGTGGGGCACGGTCGTCGAGACCAAGGACGGCGTCCAGGCCAACGCCTGGGTCATCGGCATCGACGGTGTCGGCCGCATCATCAACGCCCGGCTCTTCGAGTCCGCCTCGCCCTCCACGCCCAAGGCGCCCCGCAAGGCCGAGGGCGGCCGCGACCTGGTCAACCTCGCGCCCGGCGGCATCGGCCTGGGCAAGGTCTCCGCGCTGTACTCCACCGCGCTGACCAATGAGCAGCCGCGCACCAAGTCGAGCAAGCTGACGGTCAAGTACCCGGGTTCCGCGTACGCCAACGCCGGTGGTGCCTCCGTCGACGTCGGCGTGCCCTACATCGAGCCGCTCTCCCAGGAGGGCACCCAGCTCTCCGGCATCGGTGTGCACGTCGACGCGATCGACGTGCACGCCCGTGCGCTGCCCGGCAAGCCCGTCGAGTTCCAGGGCGGCGCGGCCAGCGGCTACATCTCGCTCGCCGGTATCCGGATCATCGACATCCCGCCGCTGTGGGCCGTGAACCTCGGCGTCAAGATCCCGGCGGCCGGCGACCGCCCCTCGCCGGTCATCGCCATGACCAACGAGCAGGTCACCACGGACAACAAGGGTGTGCCGACCAAGGGCAAGGACGGCTCGTACAAGTACGACCCGAAGGCGACCAGCGGCTACGTCACCGCCATCCACGCCAGCGTGCTCGGCCCGGAGGTCGCGGACATCACCATCGGCCACGCCGCCGTCATCCGTGACCCGGCCAAGACCGACATGCTCAAGCCGCCGACGCCGCCGAAGCTGCCCGGCCTGCTCGACCTCCTGATCAACGGCGGCAAGACGACGCCGACCAAGGTCGACCTGACCAAGCCGGCCGAGACCATCAAGCCGCCGGCGGAGATCGCCACCAACTGACGGCCGCATCCGGTCGCCGTACGCCTTGCGGGCGCACGGCGACCGGATGCGTTCCCCCCTCGCCGATCAGCCACGGCCAATCACTCACCAGGCACAACCAAGAAGACCAGGGGGCCTCCGTGCTGCCTTCGCCGTCCGTCCTGCGCTCCACCTCGCCCTTCACCGCCACCGTCACCGCGCTCGCCGCGCTGCTGCTCGCCGCGACGCCCACCGCGACCGCCGCATCCGCCGCCCAGCCGCCGCCCTTTCCGCCGCCCGCCGGGATCGAGGTGAACGAGAAGGGCGAACCGCAGGGCGAGGGCAATGTGCCCAAGAAGCCGACGACGACCGAGCCCGGGACCACGAAGCCCGGGACGACCGACCCCGGCACCACCCAGCCCGGGACGACGCAGCCCGACACGACCAACCCCAACGGCTACGACCCCACGACCAACCCCGACTGGAACCCCTTCGACCCCGAACAGTCCGGCATCGCCGCACTGATCCACGGCACGATCGACGGGGCCTTCAGCTTCTTCCGCCCGCACACCAAGACCGGCACCAAGGCCGGCACCAAGGCCGCCGCCCCCAAGCCGCCCCCGCCCCCGGCCCCGGAAACGCCTGAGCCGATCCCCGCCGCCAACTGGGGCACCATCGCCGACACCAACCAGCCGGTGCAGGCCGACGTCTGGGCCCTGCGCACCCTCGGCCGGGGCGCCGGAGCCGACGTACGCCTGGCCGAGGCACATCTGCCCGCGGGCCCCGGCGTGCCGACCTCGGCGAAGGACCTCGCCCCCGAACCCCTGCGCCTCGAGTCGGAAGGCTGGACCTTCGGCACCGTGCAGGGCCTCACCTCCACGACGGCGACGCACGGCGACTCGGTCACCGCCGAGTCCCGGGTCGGCGGGCTCACCCTCGGCCTTCCGTACCTCACCAGGCCCGACGCGGCAGGGCGGGAGAAGCTTCCGGCCCCGAAGATCCCGCTCCGCCTCGAACTGCACGACGCCACCACGACCGCGGTCGCCACCGCCGGCCAGGCCCCGAAGTTCACCACCTCGGCCAAGGGCGGCAGGCTCCTTTCGAACGGTCGCCAACTCATCGCGTTCAACGGCCCGTTGGAAGCCAACAAGGGCCTGCGCATCCCGGCGGACCCGCGCCGCCCGGCACAGCTCTTCGTCACCCTGAACGAGCAGGTCACCACCGACGCCCAGGGCCACCCGACGGCCGGCGAGGACGGCGGCTACGTGCGCGACCCGGAAGCGACCAGCGGCTACGCCAACACGGCGCACATCACCGTGCTCACGCCCTACGTCATGGACGTCACGGTCGGACACGCGGCGGTGGCGCACCGCGGGACGGCCCGCAACTGAGTCCCCGGATGGCCGCCCCGACGTGCACTCATCGCTCTATGTAGTGAATCTCTTACTATCAGTGGCCGCTCTCTGGCCGCTGCGAACTGCCCGTGTTTTTCCCGTACGGAAACGGAAAGAGAGGGTCGGCCATGGCCTCATGGCGCACTTCAGGGCCGCGCGCCCTGCTGACAGCGGGACTCGCCCTGACCGCGGTGGCGGCCGCCGCACTCCCGGCTCAGGCGTATGTCCCCCCTGGTGTCGACGACTGGGGAACGGTCGTCGACACCAAGGACTGTGTCCAGGCAGACGCGTGGGTGGTCGGGGTCAAGGGCCTCGGCAAGATCGTCGACACGCAGCTGTTCGAGTCGCACTACCCCACGACGCCGAAGGCTCCCAAGATGCACGCGGGTGGCCGGAAGCTGGTCAACCTGGCGCCCGGCGGCTTCGGGCTCGGCAAGGTGTCGGCGCTCTACTCACGGGCCATGGGCCACGCACACCCCTCGGAGGCGCTGGGCGGTGTCGACGTCCCGGCCCGCGGTGAGGTCTACGCGGACGCCGGCGGCGCGGCCGTCGACGTGGGCGTGCCCTACATCGCGAACCCGTCGCCCGCGCCGGACGCCACCCAGCTCTCGCCGATCGGCGTGCACGTCGAGGGCATCACGGTGTCCGCGTACTCGCGGCCCGGCCGGACGGTCGAGTTCACGGGCGGCGCGGCCCGTGGCTACATCTCCATCGCCGGTCTGCGGATCATCGACATCCCGCCGCTCTGGGCCGTGAACCTCGGTCTGCGCATCCCGGAGGACTACACCAAGGCGCCGCTCGCCCTGGCCACCACGAACGAGCAGGTGACCACGGACGAGCAGGGCGAGCCGACCAAGGGCAAGAACGGTTCGTACAAGTACAACCCGAAGGCCACCAGCGGCTACGTCAACGCCATTCACGCGAGCGTCCTCGGCACCGAGGTCGCGGATGTGACGGTCGGTCATGCGGCGGTGCTCCGCGACCCGAAGATCACCGACCAGTTCGCACCGGCGCCGAAGAAGGCCGTCGAGCGGGCCGCACAGCCCACGGGCCCGGTCACCCGCCGGTGCGCCCCGTTCGCCCCGCCGGCCGTCTCGGCCGCCGGTGTGCGGGACGCGTTCCGCGGCTCGAAGGCGTCCTCCTGCTGGTAGGACGACCCCAGTAGTTCCTTCAGTGGCCGGTAGTTCCTTCAGTGGCCGGGTGCCGTACGCCGAACGGGCGTACGGCACCCGGCATTTCGCGTGCGGTCCGGCCGGGGGCGGCCCGGGCGGGCAAGTCTGGTGGATCCGACCACCGACCCGAAGGAGCCCCCGGTGTCCGCCACCCCCCACCGCCGCGACCGCATCGGCCTGCTGCGCCGTCGGGCCCTGCCCGCGGCCCTCGCCGCCCTCGCCCTGTCCGCCTCCCTGAGCTGCTCGGGTCCCGAACCGCAGAACATCCCGCGGGTGACGGGCGACTTCGGCAGCCGTCCCGATGTCGCCATGCCGTCCTATCCGCCGCCGAAGGAAGCGCGGATGAAGGTCCTCAAGGAGGGCGACGGGGCGCTCACGAAGAAGGGCCAAGTCGTCGTCACCGATGTGGACATGCGCATCTGGGAGTCCGGCAAGCCCTTGATGGACACGTACCGCCTGGAACAGCCCACCACCGCGGTCCTCGACGGACAGCACGTGGCGCGGACCTGGGACCAGGCGCTGCTCGGCCGCAAGGCGGGCAGCCGGGTCATGCTGGTCACCCCGGCGACGCACGGGTTCGGGCCGGGCGGCATGGCACCCGCGCAGGTCACGCCGAGCGACCACATGGTGCTCGTCTTCGACGTCATCGGGGGGTACGACGCCAAGCAGCAGATTCCCGGGGGTGGTTCGGGCCCGTACGGCGGCTCGCCCGAGGTCACCGTGAAGCCGGGCGAGGAGCCGGTGATCGGGGCCTGGGGTGCCGCGCCCAAGAAGCTCGGGGTGCGCACGCTGGTCGAGGGGAAGGGGCCGGAGCTCAAGGCGGGGCAGACGGTGGTCATGCAGTTCACCGGGGTCGAGTGGGGCAAGAAGAGCTCGTTCAACTCGACGTACCGGCGCAGTGGTCCGAACGGTTTCGTCATGAAGGACGAGGTCATGCTGCCCGGCTGGTACCCGGGTCTGCTGGGCAGGCGGGTGGGCAGCCGGGTGCTGATCACCGTGCCGGCCGACCAGCGGCCCGGCTTCACGCACACGCCGGGGGCGCTGGCCGCGCCCAAGGACAAGCCGGTGGCGTACGTCGTCGACATCCTGGACCGCCGGGACCGCGCGGGCCGCTGAACCCGCGCGCAGCCCGAGGCCCCCGGGAGCGAACTGCTCCCGGGGGCCTCGGTATTACTCGGTGCTGCTCGGTCTACATGCCGGGAACTACTGGCACTGAGCGGCCCGCGTCGTCGGCAGCTTGTCCTTCAGCCAGCCACCGCAGTCGATGTCCTGACCCGCGTCCGTCTTGACGACGAAGGTGTCGAACACCTGGTTGCCGCTGTTGGGGTCGCCGGACGTGCTCACCGAGGTGGCACCCTCGATCTGACCCTCGGCGTCCTTGTCGACGGTCGTCTCGACGTTGATCGTCGGGAACTGCTTGCCGGGCTGCAGCACGTCCTCGCGCATGCAGGTCACCGTCTGGCCGCCGATCGCGCACTTCCAGCCGTCGCCGGACGCCTTCGTCGGGGTGACTCCGTCCGGGAAGGTGCGGATCACCTTGGTGGCGCTGTGGGTCGGGCCCGCGTCGGCGGCGTTCGAGACGTCGATCGTGAAGGCGGCCGGCTTGCCCTGGATCACATCGCCCTTGGGCTTGGTGACCACGGACAGCTCCGGGTCCTTGGCCGGGGCGGGCTTGACGGTGGTGGTGTCCTTGACCGGGCCGGTGGTCTGCTGCTCCGGCGTGGTCACCTCCGTGCTGCCTTCGAGCGTGCCCTTGGCGCCGTCGTCGACCTGGGTGCCGATGCTGATGGGCGGGTAGTTCTTGCCCGGGTTGAGCACGTCGGCGCCGGTGCCGGGGCGGGTGCAGGTGACCTTCTGGCCCGCGATCTCGCACTTCCAGCCGTCACCGACCGCGGAGATCGGCTTGATGCCCTCGGGGAAGGTGCGGACGACCTTGACCTCGCCGTTGGTCGGTCCGGCCGTCGGCTTGTTCGCCACGTCGATCGTGTACGAGGCGGGCTTGCCGCCCACCACGTCGCCGGTCGGCTTGGTGGTGACGGTCAGGTCCGGGCCCTTGGCCGGGGTGACCGTGAAGGAACTGCTGGTGGGCTGGGACTCCTTGCCACCGGGCGTGGTCACCTGCGAGGTGACTTCCTTGTCGCCCTTGGCGTCCTTGGCCACCTCGGTCTTCACCGAGACCGGCGGGTAGGACTCGCCCGGCTTCAGCGCGTCGGCGCCCGTGCCGGGGCGCTTGCAGGTGACCTTCTGGCCGTCGACGGTGCAGGTCCAGCCGTCACCGGAGGCCGAGACGGGCTTGACGCCCTCGGGGAAGGTCTGGGTGGTGACGACCTCGCCGCTGGTGGGGCCCGCCAGCTTGTCGTTGGTGGTGGTCATCTCGAACTCGGCCGGCGCGCCCGCGTTCACCGGGCCCTTGGGCACGACGCTCGTGGACAGGCTCGGGTCGAGGGTCTCGAACTTGCCGTTCCACACCTCGTGGA
Proteins encoded in this window:
- a CDS encoding AI-2E family transporter; amino-acid sequence: MQPLHTLLPEPARKVAAWCVLALLVTGVAYVGIWLCIELKTAVTPVLLALLGTALLGPLYRRLVAMKVNKSLAAGLTCLAVLVVVGGALYIVVSALIDSGEQIISSLRDAAKGITEHFGAAGTSLDDLAKNSKDLLSKFGGTAASGVISGVSVVGEMIAMAVLALLLVFFFLRDSDKAVAGLHQLAPRDTGHALETMGRRAFEAIEGFMRGTTLIALIDAVCITIGLLILGVPGAVGLGALVFVGAYIPYLGAFISGAVAVLVAFADRGWVIGLWALGVVLAVQVLEGHVLQPMIQSRTVQMHPAIVMLAITAGASLAGILGMLLAVPLVAAAFGVVSEVRERYGLKRAATGREAAD
- a CDS encoding LURP-one-related/scramblase family protein, with amino-acid sequence MKFLVRDRIFGIGDDYWIEDEHGRKAFLVDGKAMRLRETFELKDPQGRVLIDIRAKVFSLRDAMTIERDGEALATIRKKRFSLLRNHYRVSLVDGTELDVSGKILDREFVVEYGGEMLAHISRRWLRVRETYGVDVVHEEADPALMIAVAVCVIRLAEKEREGDRDDD
- a CDS encoding lectin-like domain-containing protein, yielding MTMGLSLVTAQSATAEVIANESFTGATVDQAKWYGGPYQEGDPTGWACLTASTAAPKPLEGCQEKVGDKPGQGALRLTNNKKLQNGYAISKNPIPTRGGTKFSIDFGVYDPMEAGDPADGISLMLLDGSAEMPKKSGKNGSGLGYVGIAGGYLGIGLDAYGNYTDSHNDAGAEGGLSDRTPNSITIRGASSVKNPMVATYKSGRKLAAPGATNRTEARRTAIVELSSEGVVRVRIDFHDGTEPREVIEPVDLDEIKGQPKVPDTLRIGVAASTGNSTAIHELWNGKVETIEPNLLTKVEPKGTVKAGEPAEFEMTTSNDKAAGPTHGDIVTTQTFPEGIKPVSASGDGWDCSVAGQTVTCKRPGSGPDALKPGDAKPPVLVKTEVAKDAKGDKEITSAATTPGESDPKPETSPVSITPVKGPDLTVTTKPKGDVTAGEPAEYQIDVANKPEAGPTDGEVKVVRTFPEGIKPTEAAGDGWKCDIDGQTVTCTRPGTGDDVLDPGKNYPPINVKTDVDDDASGDLDGTTQVTTPSAPNTTPVKDTTTVKPAAKDPNLTVVTSPVGDVVAGKPAKWAIGVGNAPDAGPTTGEVKVVRTFPEGVKPVAANGAGWDCKIDGQTVTCTRPGTGDDALQPGKNYPPINVDTEVDKGAKGDLTGTTETGTPGQDTKPPVKDTVTVIPASAKEPDLSVVTKPVGDVVAGKPAEFNIDVSNAPDAGPTHDSVKVVRTFPEGVVPKVAQGPGWDCKIDGQTVTCTRPGTGDDALQPGKQYPPIKVTTAVGNDVSGTVEGTTGVNTKGDPDGDKTVKDSVDVKAGGDGTAGGGVSCYGGMARISMKPGLGIGDKTQSFTGAGTSSGCTSSDSKLQPGSVQVSFNGIGKGSCVPALGIPNATMTGVMRWYVNGKVLTSKVEGTSKLTLSGANFEGVVTDGAYKGNKVHATADWDIAANIIPGAAHCLLGGYTDATGTWNSVTVDVG
- a CDS encoding FKBP-type peptidyl-prolyl cis-trans isomerase, whose product is MSATPHRRDRIGLLRRRALPAALAALALSASLSCSGPEPQNIPRVTGDFGSRPDVAMPSYPPPKEARMKVLKEGDGALTKKGQVVVTDVDMRIWESGKPLMDTYRLEQPTTAVLDGQHVARTWDQALLGRKAGSRVMLVTPATHGFGPGGMAPAQVTPSDHMVLVFDVIGGYDAKQQIPGGGSGPYGGSPEVTVKPGEEPVIGAWGAAPKKLGVRTLVEGKGPELKAGQTVVMQFTGVEWGKKSSFNSTYRRSGPNGFVMKDEVMLPGWYPGLLGRRVGSRVLITVPADQRPGFTHTPGALAAPKDKPVAYVVDILDRRDRAGR
- a CDS encoding lectin-like domain-containing protein, which produces MTDIGHRRGRGAGRARARLAAPLGIATVVALGLSLVAPQSAVADEIASEAFTGTSVNEAKWYGGPYTKGDPTGFACLTAATGDEGPLKKCQKPVGDAAGKGALRLTTNDKLQNGYAISKQPIPATEGMKFSIDFGVYSPGQAGDPADGIALMLLDGSAEMPKKSGKNGSGLGYVDIEGGYLGVGLDVYGNFTVEGKGAAGGLPDRTPNSITVRGAKSVNNPLIATYKSGRKLAADGATNRTEARRTAIVELSKTGVLKVSIDFHDGQPIREVIEPVDLDEIKGQPPVPETFRIGVSASTGNSTAVHEVWNGKFETLDPSLSTSVVPKGPVNAGAPAEFEMTTTNDKLAGPTSGEVVTTQTFPEGVKPVSASGDGWTCTVDGQKVTCKRPGTGADALKPGESYPPVSVKTEVAKDAKGDKEVTSQVTTPGGKESQPTSSSFTVTPAKGPDLTVTTKPTGDVVGGKPASYTIDVANKPTAGPTNGEVKVVRTFPEGIKPISAVGDGWKCEIAGQKVTCTRPGTGADVLNPGKNYPPISIGTQVDDGAKGTLEGSTEVTTPEQQTTGPVKDTTTVKPAPAKDPELSVVTKPKGDVIQGKPAAFTIDVSNAADAGPTHSATKVIRTFPDGVTPTKASGDGWKCAIGGQTVTCMREDVLQPGKQFPTINVETTVDKDAEGQIEGATSVSTSGDPNSGNQVFDTFVVKTDAGQDIDCGGWLKDKLPTTRAAQCQ